One segment of Hirundo rustica isolate bHirRus1 chromosome 21, bHirRus1.pri.v3, whole genome shotgun sequence DNA contains the following:
- the LOC120762061 gene encoding ubiquitin carboxyl-terminal hydrolase 12-like isoform X1, with translation MEALVTVRRLAAVCTMGANASALEKEIGPEQFPVNEHYFGLVNFGNTCYCNSVLQALYFCRPFREKVLAYKVQPRKKESLLTCLSDLFNSIATQKKKVGVIPPKKFISRLRKENELFDNYMQQDAHEFLNYLLNTIADLLQEEKKQEKQNGKLQNGSIESEEGDKPDLTWVHEIFQGTLTNETRCLNCEAVSSKDEDFLDLSVDVEQNTSITHCLRGFSNTETLCSEYKYYCEQCRSKQEAQKRMRVKKLPMILALHLKRFKYMDQLHRYTKLSYRVVFPLELRLFNTSGDATNPDRMYDLVAVVVHCGSGPNRGHYITIVKSHGFWLLFDDDIVEKIDAQAIEEFYGLTSDISKNSESGYILFYQSRD, from the exons GGCGCCAATGCCTCTGCTTTGGAGAAAGAGATTGGTCCTGAGCAGTTCCCTGTGAATGAGCATTATTTTGGCTTGGTCAAT TTCGGCAATACCTGCTACTGCAACTCAGTCTTACAGGCACTTTATTTTTGTCGGCCGTTTCGGGAAAAAGTTTTGGCGTACAAGGTGCAGCCCCGAAAGAAGGAAAGCCTCCTGACCTGCCTCTCTGATCTCTTCAACAGTATTGCCACGCAAAAGAAGAAGGTGGGAGTCATCCCACCCAAGAAATTTATTTCCCGcttgaggaaagaaaatg AATTATTTGATAATTACATGCAGCAGGATGCACACGAATTCCTAAACTACTTACTGAACACTATTGCTGACTTGCTGCAAGaggagaagaagcaggagaagcagaatgGGAAGCTCCAGAATGGCAGCATTGAGAGTGAAGAAGGAGACAAGCCCGATCTGACGTGGGTCCATGAAATCTTCCAAGGAACACTAACCAATGAAACCAGATGTCTTAACTGTGAGGCT gttAGCAGCAAAGATGAGGACTTTCTGGACCTCTCGGTTGATGTGGAACAAAATACATCAATTACACACTGTCTAAG GGGATTTAGTAACACTGAAACTCTATGCAGCGAATACAAATACTATTGTGAGCAGTGCCGCAGCAAGCAGGAGGCACAGAAGAG AATGAGGGTGAAAAAGCTGCCCATGATCCTGGCTCTGCACTTGAAGAGGTTCAAGTACATGGACCAGCTGCACCGCTACACCAAGCTGTCCTACAGGGTGGTGTTCCCCCTGGAGCTGCGGCTCTTCAACACCTCGGGGGATGCCACCAACCCCGACAGGATGTACGACCTGGTGGCCGTGGTGGTTCACTGTGGCAG CGGCCCAAACCGTGGGCATTACATCACCATCGTCAAGAGCCACGGCTTCTGGCTGCTGTTTGATGATGACATTGTGGAG aaaattgacGCCCAGGCCATTGAAGAGTTCTATGGGTTAACATCAGACATTTCCAAAAACTCCGAATCTGGATATATCCTCTTCTACCAGTCCAGGGACTGA
- the LOC120762061 gene encoding ubiquitin carboxyl-terminal hydrolase 12-like isoform X2, producing MSIILAWSIIATQKKKVGVIPPKKFISRLRKENELFDNYMQQDAHEFLNYLLNTIADLLQEEKKQEKQNGKLQNGSIESEEGDKPDLTWVHEIFQGTLTNETRCLNCEAVSSKDEDFLDLSVDVEQNTSITHCLRGFSNTETLCSEYKYYCEQCRSKQEAQKRMRVKKLPMILALHLKRFKYMDQLHRYTKLSYRVVFPLELRLFNTSGDATNPDRMYDLVAVVVHCGSGPNRGHYITIVKSHGFWLLFDDDIVEKIDAQAIEEFYGLTSDISKNSESGYILFYQSRD from the exons ATGAGCATTATTTTGGCTTGGTCAAT TATTGCCACGCAAAAGAAGAAGGTGGGAGTCATCCCACCCAAGAAATTTATTTCCCGcttgaggaaagaaaatg AATTATTTGATAATTACATGCAGCAGGATGCACACGAATTCCTAAACTACTTACTGAACACTATTGCTGACTTGCTGCAAGaggagaagaagcaggagaagcagaatgGGAAGCTCCAGAATGGCAGCATTGAGAGTGAAGAAGGAGACAAGCCCGATCTGACGTGGGTCCATGAAATCTTCCAAGGAACACTAACCAATGAAACCAGATGTCTTAACTGTGAGGCT gttAGCAGCAAAGATGAGGACTTTCTGGACCTCTCGGTTGATGTGGAACAAAATACATCAATTACACACTGTCTAAG GGGATTTAGTAACACTGAAACTCTATGCAGCGAATACAAATACTATTGTGAGCAGTGCCGCAGCAAGCAGGAGGCACAGAAGAG AATGAGGGTGAAAAAGCTGCCCATGATCCTGGCTCTGCACTTGAAGAGGTTCAAGTACATGGACCAGCTGCACCGCTACACCAAGCTGTCCTACAGGGTGGTGTTCCCCCTGGAGCTGCGGCTCTTCAACACCTCGGGGGATGCCACCAACCCCGACAGGATGTACGACCTGGTGGCCGTGGTGGTTCACTGTGGCAG CGGCCCAAACCGTGGGCATTACATCACCATCGTCAAGAGCCACGGCTTCTGGCTGCTGTTTGATGATGACATTGTGGAG aaaattgacGCCCAGGCCATTGAAGAGTTCTATGGGTTAACATCAGACATTTCCAAAAACTCCGAATCTGGATATATCCTCTTCTACCAGTCCAGGGACTGA